DNA sequence from the Thermodesulfobacteriota bacterium genome:
TTTGAACGGGGATGTGGATGTATTTTGCTGCTGAACAAATGGGATAAGATTGAAAAGGACACCCATACAGCAAAAAAATATATTGAGGAACTCAGAATGCAGGCCAAGTTTTTAAGCTTTGCCCCAGTTTTGACCATTTCCGCTTTAACCGGCCAGCGGGTTCAAAAAATTTTTAAACTTGCCGGGGAAGTCCACAAGCAGTATTCTACACGAATAGGAACGGGCCGGCTGAATAAAATGATTGAGATGGCCCTTGAAAAAAACGAGCCGTCACTTTACCGGGGAAAGCGCATTAAATTTTATTATTCCACCCAAATTGCTGCAAAACCACCGACCTTTGTCTGTTTTGTAAATTATCCGGATGCGGTTCATTTTTCCTACAAAAGATATCTAATCAACCAGATCCGTAAGCAGACAGGGCTTGGAAAAACACCCCTGAGAATAATTTTTCGCAAAAGACAAGGGCGGAAGTGAAATGGACATATTTGAATACCAGGCCAAAGAAGCAGCCAGATCATCCATGCCCCTGGCAGAAAAAATGCGTCCTAAGAATCTGGATGAATTTACCGGGCAAAAACATGTAACCGGCGAAGGAACCCTGATTCGAAATGCCATTGAGCAGGATAGAATTTTTTCCATGATTTTGTGGGGACCTCCGGGTTGCGGCAAAACGACCCTTGCCAGGATTATTGCCGCAGAAACCAGTTCCTCTTTTACCCAGTTTTCTGCAGTGCTGTCCGGGGTGAAAGATATCAGATCTGTCATACAAGATGCAAAAAACAGGCTCAAGCTTTATCGAAAAAGAACAATCCTTTTTGTAGATGAAATTCACAGATTTAACAAGGCACAACAGGATGCCTTCCTTTATCACGTGGAAAGCGGTCTGATCACCCTCATCGGTGCGACCACCGAAAATCCATCCTTTGAGGTTATTTCTCCCCTTTTATCCAGATGCAGGGTCATTACCTTAAATGCGCTTTCAGCTGATGAAATCGCTGAAATACTTGATAGAGCCATTAAAGATAGCAAAAAAGGCCTGGGAGATTTGGGCCTTGTTTTTAATGAGGATGCCTTGGCCCATATCATTCGAATTTCAGACGGTGATGCGCGTATGGCACTTGGAAACCTTGAGATTGCCGCTTCTTTGATCGTATCTGAAAGTGAAGGTATAAAACAGGAAAAAAAGAAAAATATTACCATTGAAGATGTAGAAACAGCGATTCAACAAAAAGCGTTAATATATGATAAATCCGGTGAAGAGCATTTCAATATTATATCCGCTCTTCACAAAAGCATGCGTGGAAGTGATCCTGATGCGGCTCTCTACTGGCTTGGACGGATGTTGTCGGCCGGAGAAGACCCATTGTATATCGCCCGCAGAATGGTAAGGTTTGCCTCTGAAGATGTGGGAAACGCAGATCCTGGCGCGTTAAGGGTAACCATCGATGCCATGGAGGCTTTCCG
Encoded proteins:
- a CDS encoding replication-associated recombination protein A, producing the protein MDIFEYQAKEAARSSMPLAEKMRPKNLDEFTGQKHVTGEGTLIRNAIEQDRIFSMILWGPPGCGKTTLARIIAAETSSSFTQFSAVLSGVKDIRSVIQDAKNRLKLYRKRTILFVDEIHRFNKAQQDAFLYHVESGLITLIGATTENPSFEVISPLLSRCRVITLNALSADEIAEILDRAIKDSKKGLGDLGLVFNEDALAHIIRISDGDARMALGNLEIAASLIVSESEGIKQEKKKNITIEDVETAIQQKALIYDKSGEEHFNIISALHKSMRGSDPDAALYWLGRMLSAGEDPLYIARRMVRFASEDVGNADPGALRVTIDAMEAFRFLGRPEGELALAQAAVYLATAPKSNSVYAAYKNVKQVVKNKGALPVPLHIRNAPTRLMKELGYGKGYKYAHDYKGAYTAQEYLPEKLKGGRFYVPSERGYEKKIKERLEKWRGRRKKRLKD